The following are from one region of the Penaeus monodon isolate SGIC_2016 chromosome 19, NSTDA_Pmon_1, whole genome shotgun sequence genome:
- the LOC119585499 gene encoding LOW QUALITY PROTEIN: basic proline-rich protein-like (The sequence of the model RefSeq protein was modified relative to this genomic sequence to represent the inferred CDS: substituted 1 base at 1 genomic stop codon), translated as PSPHPPPPPFPPLPPYPPSPPLPPALPPPSPLPPPYPAPPPPYPPPLPPTPPSPPPFPPLLPPYPPPPPPLPPSLPLPPSPPPLNPPSLPPYPPSPPCPPPPPPLPPPPLPPLPPPPYPPLPPPPYPALPPPFPPSPPPYPPSSPPYPPLPPPYPALPPPFPPPPFSPPLPPPFPPPPLPPYPPPPPFTPPLPPPFLPRPPPLPPPPYPALPPPLPPPPPPLTPPSPPPYPPLPPPSPPSPPYPPSLPPYPPLPPSPFPALPPPLPLPPPPLXTPLPPPSPPPPPLFPPPPPPPSPPPPPYPPPPPLPPPFPPPLPPPPPYPPSPPPYPPPSPFTPLPLPPLTPLPPPFPAPPPYPPLPPPLPRPPPPFPRPPPPLTRLPPPFTPPPPPLTPPPPTPPPPLTPPPLPPYPALPPPYPPPPPLPPPSPLTPPPPPPPPALPPPYPPPPPPLPPSPPPSPPSPPPFNPAPPPPFPRPPPPYPPPPSPPPPPPPFPALPPPYPPPLPPYPPPPLPPPAPPPPPSPPPLPPPPPPLTPPPPSPLPRPPFLLTPPSPSLTPPPSPLTPPPPPLPPAPPSPLPPLPPPLPPPPP; from the exons ccctccccccaccccccccccccccccttcccccccctccccccttaccccccctcccccccccttccccccgccctccctcccccctcccccctccctcccccttaccccgccccccctcccccttaccccccccccctcccccctaccccgccctcccccccccctttcccccccctcctccccccttacccccccccccctccccccttacccccctccctcccccttcccccctcccccccccctttaaaccccccctccctccccccttacccgccctcccccccctgcccccccccccccccccccttacccc ctccccccttacccccccttcccccccccccttacccccccctccctccccccccttaccccgccctccctccccccttccccccctccccccccccttacccgccctcctcccccccttacccccccctccctcccccttaccccgccctcccccccccctttccccctccccccttttccccccccctccctccccccttccccccgccccccctccccccttacccgcccccccccccctttaccccccccctccctccccccttcttaccccgccccccccccctccccccccccccttaccccgccctccctccccccttacccccccctccccccccccttacccccccctccccccccccttacccccccctccctcccccctccccgccctcccccccttaccccccctccctccccccttaccccccccttcccccctcccccttccccgccctccctccccccttacccctccctcccccccccctttaaacccccctcccccccccttccccccctccccccccccttttcccccctccccc cccccccccttccccccctccccccccttaccccccccccccccctttacccccccctttccctccccccttacccccccctcccccttaccccccctccccccccccttacccccctccctccccctttacccccctccccctcccccctttaacccccctccccccccccttccccgcccctcccccttacccccccctccccccccccttaccccgccctccccccccctttccccgccctccccccccccttacccgcctcccccccccttttaccccgcctccccccccccttaccccccccccccccacccccccccccccccttaccccgccccccctccccccttaccccgccctccctcccccttaccccccccctccccctttaccccccccctccccccttaccccccccccccctccccccccccccgccctccctcccccttaccctcccccccccccccccttacccccctccccccccccttcccccccctccccccccccctttaaccccgccccccctccccccttcccccgcccccctcccccttaccccccccctccctcccccc ccccccctcctcccccctttcccgccctccctcccccttaccccccccccctccccccttacccccccccccccttacctccccccgccccccccccgcccccctcccccccccccttacccccccctccccccccccttaccccgccccctccctcccccctgccccgccctcccttcctccttaccccgccctccccctcccttaccccccctccctctccccttaccccccccccccccccccttccccccgcccccccctcccccttaccccccctccctccccccttacccccccctcccccc